The DNA sequence GGCCGGTGGACGGCGCGGGTGGGCGGCGACAGCCCGGTCGGTGCGGTGGACGTGCCGGTGTTCGCGGAGTTCCGCGCGCCGGGGCACGCCCGGGTGCACGTGGAGCAGGCGGTGCGGGCGTTCGTGCCGCCACCCGTGCCCACCGGGGACCCGCACGTGAGCGACCTGCCGTTCATGAGCGAGAGCAACGGGTGGGGGCCGGTCGAGCGGGACCGGTCCAACGGCGAGAACGCCGGTGGCGACGGCGGCCCGCTGACCGTTGGCGGTGTCGTGCACGAGAAGGGCATGGGCGCGCACGCGCCGTCCGAGCTGTCGGTGTACCTCGGCGGCGGCTGCCGGGCGTTCACGGCAGTGGTCGGGCTGGACGACGAGACGACGGAACCGGGGTCGGTGGTGTTCCAGGTCTTCGGCGACGACCGGCCGCTGTTCGACAGCGGGGTGGTCCGCGGCGGCGACCCGGCGCGGCCGGTCGCGGTGGACACCACCGGCGTGCGGATGCTCAGCCTCCGCGTGACCGACGGCGGCGACGGCCGCGACTTCGACCACGCCGACTGGGCCGACGCCCGGTTGGCCTGCGCGTGGGAAGGGCATCGGGGATGAGGATCAACCGTCGCCAGTTGCTGAGGGCCGTGGGTGTCGGCGGCGCGCTGGCGCTCGCACCCCGGTTCGCCATCGCCGAACCCTCGGCCGCGGTGGACCCGGTGGCGCGCGTCTACTACGAGGTGCTGTCGCGCCACACGCGGTGGGCCGAGCAGCAGTACGACCCGGCGGCGGGCCGGTACCGGCGGACGGACTTCGGGTTCGCCGTCGTGCTCGGCAACGCGGTCCTGCTGACCAGGGGCGACTACGACGCGGCCGGCACCGGCGTGGCGAAGGCGGTGCTGCACGCGCACACCGTCGACACGATCCGGCACTTCGCCGCGAGCAACGTGCTGGCGGGCGGCGCGGAGTGGGGTCGGACGCTGTTCTGGGACACCACGTTCCAGTCGTACTTCGTGCTGGCCGCGCGCCTGCTCTGGGCCGACCTCGACGCGGCGACGCGGACCGCCGTGGACGCGATCGCCCGCGGCCAGGCCGCCTACACCGCCGCGCTCGGCACGGCGAACGACCCGCGTTCGGGCGGGTGGACGCCCAACGGCCTGGCCGGCGGGCACCGGGGTGACACGAAGCTGGAGGAGATGGGGGTCTACGCGCAGGCGCTCGCGCCGGGGCTCGCCTGGGCGGCCGACGACCCGGACGCGGACGCGTGGCGGGCGGCGTTCGGCCGGTGGAGCCGCAACGAGGCCGGGTTGCCCGCCGCCGACCTGGCCAACCCGGCGCTGGTGGACGGCGTGCCGGTCTCGGCGAACACCGCCAGGAACCTCCACGACACGTTCATCGTGGAGAACCACGGCTCCTACGGGCCGCACTACCAGGAGGAGCTGTGGCGCACGTCCGGCCGCAACGCGGTGCACTTCCTGCTGGCCGGCGTGCCGCTGCCGGAGGTGCTGACCGCGCAGCCCAACGGTGACCGGCTGTGGCGCACGATCCTGGCCACGATGAGCGACGCCGGCGAGCCGCTGATGCCGATGGTGGACGACCGGGAGCACCTCTACGGCCGGGACGTGATCCCGCTGGCGTTCCGGTCGCAGGTGCTGGGCGATCGGCTGGCGGCGCGTGCGGAGGCGGCGCTGGCCGCCCGCCTGGCCGCGTACCAGGCCTACCCGCCGGTGCACCGGCTGGCGAAGTTCTCCGGCGAGGCGAAGTACGAGCCGGAGGCGCGGGCCGAACTCGCGATCAGCTACCTGCTGCACGAGTGGCGCGGCCGCACGGGGCCGGCGGTGGAGCCGGTGTCGGAGGAGGAGTTCTTCTCGTCGGCCGCCACCGTCACGGACTACGGCGGCGAGCCCGGCCTGGTGGCGCACCAGTCGGCGCGCGCGTGGGCGGGCACGGTGACCAAGCCGGGGTTCACGAAGTTCGCCTGGCAGCCGGGGCACGACGACTGGTTGTTCGTGGTCAGCGGCGGCACGCCGATGCTCGTGCCGTCGACGTCACTGGCCGTGCGGGGGCGTTCGGTCGTGGTGTACGAGGGGGTTCGGGACGGGTTCGACGGCACGGCGAACCTGCTGTCGTTCGCGGGCGGTCACGTCGGCACGGCCACCCTGCCCACCGGGACCGTCGTGTACGCGACCTCGGGGTTGGCGGCGGGCGAGGGTCGGGTGGACGTGCACAACCTGACCATGCCCGGCGTGCCCGGTCTCGACGGTTCGCGCACGTACACGGCGGCTGAAGGCGCGGTCACGGTGGCGTCCGCCGACGCGCGCGTGCTGCCTCCCGGTGTCGCGCGGGTGGACGACCTGGTGTTCGGTCCGGTGACGGCGCGGCACGTGCGCGTGGTCGGCGTGTCACCCCACCCGACCTACGGGTACTCGCTGTTCACGCTGGAGGTGCGGGCCTCGGACGGGCCGGACCTGGCGCGAGGCCGGGCCACGACGGCGTCGTCCTGGGACACCGGCCGCGAGCCCGGGTCGGCCACCGACGGCAGCCACACCACCCGGTGGGCGGTGTCGCGGGCGGACCGGGGACGGGCCGACAGCTGGTTGGCGGTGGACCTCGGCGGACCGGGGACGTTCGACCGGGTCCAGCTGCACTGGGAGGCGGCGGCCGGGCGGGCGTACCGGGTCGAGACGTCACCGGACGGCGTCACGTGGACGACCGCCGCCGAGTACCCCAGGCCGGACCTGCGCAGCACCGGCGGTTGGCTCGACGTGGACGGCCGCGCGGGGTTCGTCGTGCACGGTTCGCCCAACCCGATCACGGTGTCCGGCGACACCGTGGTGCTGTCCGACGGGCCGGCCGCCGCCATGGTGGTCGAGGGGTACGTCGGTGTGGCCGACCTGCCGGGGTCGGCCGCGTCGACGCCCCCGACGTGCACCTCGCCCGCCGTCCGCGCCAGTGCCGCCGACGGGTTCCTCAGCCTGTTCAACCTCTCCGACGCGTCGGTGAGCGGCACCGTCTCCGTCCACCAGGGCGGTGGCGCGCTGCGGCTCTACCCCGGTCACCAGGTCGTGACGGCGACCGGCACGGACCACGAGCTGCGGATGGAACCCGCGACGGCGCGCGTCGAACCGCCCCGGTTCACGCTGGAAGGGGACGTGCCGGTCGGCGTGACGGCAGTCGTGCGCCACGGCGCGGAGGTCACCCTGACCGGTGCGGGGCGGGTCGCCCGGTTGACCCTCGTGGCCGCCGACGGCCGCCGCGTGCCGGTCACCCTGCCGCCCGGCGTGCGGCGGGACGTGACGCTGCCGCACACCCGCCCGTACCCGCTCGACGACCTGGCCCTGGGCCGCACGACGTTCCCGACCTCTCCCCTGCCGCCCGGCATGACGTCCCCGTCCGCCGCCGTGGACGGCGACCCGGGCACCGCGTGGACGCCCGGACCGGCGGGCCGGATGGTGGTCGACCTCGGCGCGGACCGGCGGATCGGACGCGTCGACCTGACGTGGACCGCCGGCCCGGTCCCCGAGTGCGCGATCAGCACCAGCGCGGACGGCCGGACCTACGGGCCGCCGACCACCGCGCCCCGGCGTCGTCAGGCCGGGCTGGACCTGGACGTCACGGCCCGCTACGTCGCCGTGACGACACCCGGTTGGCGTCCGGGCCAGGCCGCGCTCACCGCGCTCGCGGTCCGGTCCGCTCGCCGGGAGGCCGCGGGCCGTGCGGGGACGTAGGCTCACGAACGTGAGTGATACTTCGACATCCGCGGCGGACCAGGGCAATCCCGAGCACGAGCGGGGCGGCACGTACTCGGTCAAGGGGAAGGAGTACACCCGCGACACGCGGTACATCACGACCCGCGTCACGGCGGACGGGCGGGACGGCTACCCGGTCGAGGCCGGGCGGTACCGGCTGGTGGCGGCGCGGGCGTGCCCCTGGGCCAACCGGTCGATCATCGTCCGCCGGTTGCTCGGGCTGGAGGACGTCCTCTCGCTCGGGCTGCCCGGACCCACGCACGACGAGCGGTCGTGGACGTTCGACCTCGACCCGGGCGGGCGGGACCCCGTGCTGGGCATCGAGCGGTTGCAGGAGGCCTACTTCAAGCTCGACCCCGGGTACCCGCGCGGCATCACGGTGCCGGCGATCGTCGACACGACGACCGGCGCGGTGGTGACCAACGACTTCGCGCAGATCACGCTGGACCTGTCCACCGAGTGGCGCGAGCACCACCGCGACGGCGCGCCGGACCTGCTGCCGGTGCGGCACCTCGACGAGGTCGAAGCGGTCAACCAGCGGGTCTTCACCGAGGTCAACAACGGCGTGTACCGGTGCGGGTTCGCGGGCACGCAGCAGGCGTACGACGACGCGTACGCCCGGCTGTGGACCGCGCTGGACTGGTTGGAGGAACGACTGAGCGGGCAGCGGTACCTCGTCGGCGACACGATCACCGAGGCCGACGTGCGGCTGTTCACCACGCTGGTGCGCTTCGACCCGGTCTACCACGGGCACTTCAAGTGCAACCGGAACAAGCTGGCCGAGATGCCGGCGCTGTGGGCGTACGCCCGTGACCTGTTCCAGACGCCCGGGTTCGGCGACACGGTCGACTTCACGCAGATCAAGCAGCACTACTACCTGGTGCACAAGGACATCAACCCGAACGGGATCGTGCCCGCGGGGCCGGACCTGTCCGGCTGGGTCACGCCGCACGGGCGGGAAGCCCTCGGCGGGCGGCCGTTCGGCGACGGCACGCCGCCCGGTCCGGTGCGCGACGGTGAACGGGTGGACCCGGCGCACACGCCGTTGCGGTGAGGCGGGCCGGGGGAAC is a window from the Saccharothrix saharensis genome containing:
- a CDS encoding discoidin domain-containing protein, giving the protein MRINRRQLLRAVGVGGALALAPRFAIAEPSAAVDPVARVYYEVLSRHTRWAEQQYDPAAGRYRRTDFGFAVVLGNAVLLTRGDYDAAGTGVAKAVLHAHTVDTIRHFAASNVLAGGAEWGRTLFWDTTFQSYFVLAARLLWADLDAATRTAVDAIARGQAAYTAALGTANDPRSGGWTPNGLAGGHRGDTKLEEMGVYAQALAPGLAWAADDPDADAWRAAFGRWSRNEAGLPAADLANPALVDGVPVSANTARNLHDTFIVENHGSYGPHYQEELWRTSGRNAVHFLLAGVPLPEVLTAQPNGDRLWRTILATMSDAGEPLMPMVDDREHLYGRDVIPLAFRSQVLGDRLAARAEAALAARLAAYQAYPPVHRLAKFSGEAKYEPEARAELAISYLLHEWRGRTGPAVEPVSEEEFFSSAATVTDYGGEPGLVAHQSARAWAGTVTKPGFTKFAWQPGHDDWLFVVSGGTPMLVPSTSLAVRGRSVVVYEGVRDGFDGTANLLSFAGGHVGTATLPTGTVVYATSGLAAGEGRVDVHNLTMPGVPGLDGSRTYTAAEGAVTVASADARVLPPGVARVDDLVFGPVTARHVRVVGVSPHPTYGYSLFTLEVRASDGPDLARGRATTASSWDTGREPGSATDGSHTTRWAVSRADRGRADSWLAVDLGGPGTFDRVQLHWEAAAGRAYRVETSPDGVTWTTAAEYPRPDLRSTGGWLDVDGRAGFVVHGSPNPITVSGDTVVLSDGPAAAMVVEGYVGVADLPGSAASTPPTCTSPAVRASAADGFLSLFNLSDASVSGTVSVHQGGGALRLYPGHQVVTATGTDHELRMEPATARVEPPRFTLEGDVPVGVTAVVRHGAEVTLTGAGRVARLTLVAADGRRVPVTLPPGVRRDVTLPHTRPYPLDDLALGRTTFPTSPLPPGMTSPSAAVDGDPGTAWTPGPAGRMVVDLGADRRIGRVDLTWTAGPVPECAISTSADGRTYGPPTTAPRRRQAGLDLDVTARYVAVTTPGWRPGQAALTALAVRSARREAAGRAGT
- a CDS encoding glutathione S-transferase family protein — translated: MTTRVTADGRDGYPVEAGRYRLVAARACPWANRSIIVRRLLGLEDVLSLGLPGPTHDERSWTFDLDPGGRDPVLGIERLQEAYFKLDPGYPRGITVPAIVDTTTGAVVTNDFAQITLDLSTEWREHHRDGAPDLLPVRHLDEVEAVNQRVFTEVNNGVYRCGFAGTQQAYDDAYARLWTALDWLEERLSGQRYLVGDTITEADVRLFTTLVRFDPVYHGHFKCNRNKLAEMPALWAYARDLFQTPGFGDTVDFTQIKQHYYLVHKDINPNGIVPAGPDLSGWVTPHGREALGGRPFGDGTPPGPVRDGERVDPAHTPLR